The Clarias gariepinus isolate MV-2021 ecotype Netherlands chromosome 26, CGAR_prim_01v2, whole genome shotgun sequence sequence cacaaacacgcccCTTCTCTACACTTATGTATTAGTATCATTCTATCTAAAgacagttaaaagtttggacacaccttctaatttcatGGTCTCTCCccctgattttaatttctttcaaaaaaaaaaaaaaaaaaaaaagattgctaTATTTGGGATTCCTGATTGCTTATTTTCACTTAATTCTACACAAAAGGATATCAGAGCTTTCACATCCAGACATCTATTATTGTTGCATTGGAAGTCTGCTGTATATCCTCCTATCTCCCAGTGGCTTAaagatgtcatgtttttttttacttgaaaaaattaaatacacgtTGAGAGGATGTACAGCCAAATTTTTCCACAATTGGCAACGCTTTATTTCCTATTTTGCTAGTTTAGAGGTATTGCCTGATTAAATGCATACCTGTTActgttatatttatgtaatatgtttGTTGGTTGTgtactgttccagaacagctgaccttcatgtcttaaaataccaACTGTAAAACTgttgttaatgttttgtaattgcataatgccatatgtgttatttcatagttttgtcCAGCAAAAagtccagtattgttctagaatgctgaaaataattcattaaacaaaaacattgtattagaaggtgtgtccaaacttttgactggtactgtatatttatgtcaCATTTAAACATCTTCAGCTAgcataaatcttttaaataatagttatttcttaaaaattaaaaaagttaaagttgTTAAACACTACTATTTTATCTTAGCTTGCATTATCACACCTTTACATTTAGCTTATTGCATAAAAAGTAACACAcaacatttactttgttacttcATGCAAGtctgctttaattaaaaaaaataatcctcaTGAATTAATATTTGATGAAAATGTAATTACTTTGTTACCTCACTTAAGTCTAATTTAAATCTATACCCATGTAAATCCTTTTAGTCTTTCtacccaataataataataatttgtaaataacaATTTGGacttttccacacacacaccttcacctATTTAAACAACAGATAGCATCAAGTTAAATCTAAatccataaaaatataaacattaacagaTATATTATAAAGTTAATAAGTTTGAATCCTGTTTATTTAGGCAGTTGACTTTTATCATAGTTAGCTATTAGCATTTAGCTAGTTTGTGTTGTCAGGGTGTCATGCTAACTAATAAAGATGTTATTATATAGGCAATGTTTCTTACTATTTTCCTATAAGGTCTTTGCTTTGATAATGGTTTTTGTTCTTTCGCtttcaaaatgaatatacatttaaGAGTATAATTTCATACTatgagtattttttattttattttaaacagcttTAAACATTTATCAGAAAAGGTATTTAGCAAGTAAAGAATTAcagtatttttactttacttgaccctagctttaattatttttggtacaaaatgtgtgtgttattttctgTCTCCTCAAAATGTTGTGTTTAGACTTTACTGAAGGCAGTGAATTATATTTAGTATAGTACAAAGGTACagtataattaaacattaataaaaacatcCTATCCAATGAAAATAATTGAGTTTTTAGCTCATGCTTTTAAAAAGTCAGATTCAAATCAAAAAcgatttctatattttctaatGAAAACCTGGATTCATCTATATACAGTGAGgtgaataagtatttgatcaccctgtgattttgcaagttctcttacttagaaatcatggaggggtctgcATAGGtccatttccactgtgagagacagaatctaaaaagaaaaatccggaaatgacattgtatgatttttcaacaatttaattaattaaaattgtaattcacatttttgtgtaattctcttttttttgtcacattactgtgtcaaataagtatttgatcacttgcgtatcagccagatttctgaccctcaaaggcctgttattttgcttttaaatagtccagctacactctgtttatgattctaaattagtagcacctgtttgaggtcattagctgtcataaagacacctgtgcaccccacaatcagccaaagtctaaatAGATACATGAGTTAttaatgatgctaagaatggtgacagatcagcccagaactacatgtgaggagctggtcaatgccgtaaagagagagctgggaccatcgtttctaAGGCTACTATccgtaatacactaagacgtcatggtttaaaatcttgcattacACGAAGGTGCCCCTGATTAAGTCAGCCCATGCCCAGGCCTGTctaaagtttgccagggaccagaGGAGTTATGgcagaaagtcctgtggtcagatgagactaacTCCTAACTCCATTCGCTGTGTTTgtaggaagaagaatgatgagtatcatcccaataataccatatctacagtgaagcatggggctggaagcatcatgttCTGGGGATGTTTtcctgcacaggggacaggacgactgcactgtattaaggggaggatgaacggggccatgtattgtgacatattgggcaaaaacctccttccctcagtcagaggaTTAAAGATGTGtagtggctgggtcttccaacaggacaatgacccaaagcacacagccaggaaaaccaaggagtggctccgtaaaaAGCaaatggactatttaaaagcaaaataacaggtctttgagggctAGAAATCTgcctgataagcaagtgatcaaatacttatttgacacagtaattcacaaataaattgttaaaaaatcatacaatgtgatttcaggatttttctttttagattctgtctctcacagaggaaatgcacctatgctgaaaattgtagacccctccatgatttctacgtaagaaaacttgcaaaatcacagggtgatcaaatgcTGATTGACCTCAATGTAAATGAGAAGCCATGAATTAAATATTTACCGCTTCATGGTTTCTTGGTAAAACTATTGATCTTCATGCTACATTTATTCTCATCACTGATGACTAGGGAGGTACCAGAAGAAGGCGATTAATAGGCAAAGACGAGGCACTGAACACAGAAAGTACCTCAGAGGATGCGTCCTCTCCTGATCCAGAGCCGGACGTCATCATCGTTGGTGCTGGCGTGCTGGGATCGGCCATGGCGGCCGTGTTGGCAAAGGATGGACGAAAAGTTATTGTGGTGGAGAGAGATCTGCGTCAGCCAGACAGAATTGTGGGAGAACTTTTGCAGCCAGGTGGCTATCAGGCCCTGAAACAGCTGGGCCTGGAGGGTAAGCTACTTATTCATATGTAGGTGACTCATGAAAAAATTGTTTTAGTCATGAGATGTTAAATGGATTCAGACATTAATTATTACTCACACACATCTATACGACCTTCCTTAGGTGCAGTAGAGGGACTGGATGCTCATGTGGTCAGGGGGTATGTGATCCATGACAAGGAGAGTCTCTCAGAGGTGGAGATCCCTTATCCGAAAGACAAGTATGGTGTTCAGTGCGGACGATCCTTCCACTACGGTCGCTTTATTATGGGCCTGAGACAGGCTGCTCTCAAAGAACCCAAGTAAGTTTCTGATGAACATTAGGTAAGAAAACGAACCTTGCTAGTTTTGTTTTAGCTTTGTAACACCTGATCCGGACTGACTCTTTCTTAGCTGAATAAGTCTGAGTAAAAGTTACTCTTGGGgactagaaataaaaacatatgcTGTGCTTTGTCACTGAGAAGCCTGGTTCTGGGGAATGAATTAATATGGAGTTATTTCTAGAGCATACATCTGTATGTTAGGTTGAGACACAATTTGAATTTCATCAATATTTAGGACTAACACATCCTGTTGCTAAAGagtaatgcatttatttatataaaacaggACAGGATTGGTCCGAGTGTCAGATCTACCCAAGGAATACAGTTTGATCAATCAGTCAAGCCTCACTTCTTTATACAATTCTGGGAATTTTTCTCATGACCAGTGGTAGTGCTGTTGCAGTTGGTTATACCaaattttggagaaaaaaaaatccactttaaGACATTTGTTGTAATCTGATGTGGACACCAATAATTAAACTTTATACtaatatgtgtatgtttttaatcATTTCAAGACAAACAGCCCTTTGAACCCTGCTAGTCCTGGAGCTGTTTCCTCTGAATTTTATGTGTTTGATGAATCTGACAGCTTTTTCATTTGTACAGTGTAAGGTTTGTAGAGGGCACTGTAACCAGCCTGCAGGAGGAGGACGACTGTGTAATGGGAATTGAGTATCGTGAGAAGGACACTGGGAAAAtcaaggtacacacacataaaacacaaactCTTAAAGTAAACCCCAGTTTATAACGTAGACAATGTATCTTCAAAGATAAAGGTATTTTCTGGCAACAGCAGCATAGCTGGATTACGTCAGAAAGTCTGCTAACGAGTTGTTTTTTCAGTCTGCGGCCAGCAGGGTGGTTTACACACTTGTGAGGCGTGGCGCtaatacacttacacacttcgTAACGTGTAAATGTTGATATTAGGGACTATGGAGATATTAAGCGGGGGGGTGTTCAGCTCGGTGAGATATACATGCTACAGTGGTTAATAAAGTGGGGACTCGATTTTAGGTCCCCATTTCACACAGGTCCCCACTTGATGGGTGTGTATTCCGGTTAATGTCCCCACATTAATAGCTTTgcgagtacacacacacacacacacacacacacacacacacccaacacacaatgtaaacaaagcatttttaaaacaggATGATTTTATCCATCCTTTTTCAGTAAGCACCGTGTCCTTTGTTTTCCAAAGAAATacagttttgtttaatatttttcctGTAAAGTTGCTTAGAAAAAGAATCCTCATTAGACACGACTGTCACTCATACGGCCTCTCCAGGGTTGTGCTAGATCCAAAagtctatcccaggacactAAGGATGAGTTAACACCCAGGGAATGTGAACCAGTTTATTGcagaacaccatgcacacacacacaatcacacattcattcatacCAAGGGACAATTTAAGCAAAGCACAGCCACCTTTTTAAAATAGCAAATGGAGTAAACAGACATGGACATGCTGAGAACATGTGAAACTCCATAGGGACTGATGATTAAGGAACCAGGGCGTCCTTAAAAGCAATCACACATTTACATCATGGCACTAATAATATCCCACACTTTGTTGTTTCTCCTCAGGTGATCCATGCTCCTCTGACGGTAGTCGCCGATGGCTGCTTCTCTAAGTTCCGTAAGGGCCTGACGTCTGGGAAGGTCAAGGTCTCGTCACATTTTGTAGGCTGCTTAATGAAGGTAAGACGAAGGATGAATCATCAAATTAAGTACAgtgataatatacagtagatagattagcatttgaaaaaaaattgcatttgttTGCGACAAGACTGTCAGAGCtcacaaaaaaaagtgaattttgcagaAATACATCACAACGCTACAATGATGTGTGAgtgatgtagtgtgtgtgattcTGTCTGCTCTCTTAGGATTGTCCTCAGTTTAAACCCAATCACGCAGAGCTTGTTCTGGCAAACCCCAGTCCAATCCTGATCTACCAGATCTCCTCCAACAAGACCAGAATTTTGGTGGACATCAGGGGAGATATGCCTCGAGACCTGACCGAGTACATGGTGGAGAAGATTCATCCTCAGCTTCCAAGTACGATCGGCTTTCATCTaatcatctcatctcatctcctgTCCTACAGAGTGCAGTGGAAACTGAGTAATCTTAATGCACTCAGATcatcttccttttctttttagcaTCAGTAACAGAATCCTGTTTTCTGTCTGTAGCGCATTTACAGGAGCCGTTTATGATCGCTCTGCAGAATGACCGTCTAAGGACGATGCCTGCGAGCTTCCTGCCACCTTCACCAGTCAACAAACCAGGTACACATGAATGCCTGAGCTAGAGATTAATAAACTTAATTGAGGATTATGGTttgaaatacacaaacacaacaatatataatttttttgtacagcACATTTGTAGTGATTTAGTGAATTAGTTATTATTGCTGCTTAGAACTGCATTACTGTTTAGAATTACTTGTGTGCAAAAGGTATGActgttaaatgtattattatgtaaaaaaaacaatttcagCAAGCTCAGTTTTAATAAAGGAATGCCACTTTGAACGGCACAATGAAGATTCATTACATGTTAAATTTCAGTCCTGCATATTTTATTGTGCCTCTGATTAAATTCAACTCATCAAATTATTCAGGATGTGACAAATCAGAAGTGTCACATCAGTTGAAAACGCTTACATGAATAATGTTGTCTCTACACTGGCAGCCTTTAAGCACTCCTGGagtacatttacagcatttgacagacgcccttatccagagcgacttacatttttatctcattatacatctgagccgTTAAGGcataagagccttgctcaacaGGGGCAACTAGGTGGTGCTGAGGTTCGAACTTGGGACCTTCCATGTGGTaatccaacgccttaaccactgagcttatCCAGCCGGTATGATGGGAGTGTACTGTTTTACAGAAAAAAGtgatgcagaaataaaaaagtataaaatgatTTGAAATCAGAGTAACTTTGACACACACTCTGAcaggagtcctgcttctgggtGACGCCTACAACATGAGGCATCCTCTGACTGGAGGGGGGATGAGTGTGGTGCTGAACGACATCCGCATCTGGAGAGAGCTGCTCAGAAACATTCCAGATCTGTATGACGACAGCGCCATGCTTCAGGTAACAAGGGTTTCTGACTGAATGTAAAAAGGATGtgatcaaaataaatgaattaaaaaaatttcattcCTTTATGAAAATAGGATAAAACCATGTTTcagtttaataataatgagcATAACTAACATTCCAAGCCATACCTCTGATCAAAGTCTGGGTtatatgagggtgagtcaaaaagaATGATTTccactccggttatattaaaactttatcAGTGTTTTCCGATCAAGACTCTTGTCTCCCcaatcactgctgtgcaggtgtgaacgtgtcacgttagttcatttgtaactacAGGATGATATATTTTCGTGGTCTGAAGGTGTACTCTATGCCTGGTGCCGGACTTCGTGTGCAATATGGAGAAAGCATCTGAATAtctgcaaataaaatttgaaccGATACTCTATGGAAGgtgaaattttttataaatagaatcattactggtgatgagacatggattcatcactaacCCTGAAAGTAAACAGTAGCGTATGTAACGGAAACACACCCAATCGCTGACTAAGTTAAAACTTCAGCTATAAAATAGATTCTTAGGTTTTCTGGgcgccagtattggaacattatcataAACAATTTTcagtgcttgttacagtgagatgcttattgacgAGTTAAAG is a genomic window containing:
- the sqlea gene encoding squalene monooxygenase, with the translated sequence MWTFLGIASFTYVYKKCDVFVFLARRELLLGALVCLALGAALTFRRYWGLKTAQILQLPLEILSLLPFTNNIIQKSDTYQQNNALKANKKGGTRRRRLIGKDEALNTESTSEDASSPDPEPDVIIVGAGVLGSAMAAVLAKDGRKVIVVERDLRQPDRIVGELLQPGGYQALKQLGLEGAVEGLDAHVVRGYVIHDKESLSEVEIPYPKDKYGVQCGRSFHYGRFIMGLRQAALKEPNVRFVEGTVTSLQEEDDCVMGIEYREKDTGKIKVIHAPLTVVADGCFSKFRKGLTSGKVKVSSHFVGCLMKDCPQFKPNHAELVLANPSPILIYQISSNKTRILVDIRGDMPRDLTEYMVEKIHPQLPTHLQEPFMIALQNDRLRTMPASFLPPSPVNKPGVLLLGDAYNMRHPLTGGGMSVVLNDIRIWRELLRNIPDLYDDSAMLQAKKKFYWERKSSHSFVVNVLAQALYELFAATDSSLHQLRSACFQYFKLGGMCVNGPIGLLSVLTPKPMTLIGHFFAVALYATYFSFKSESWLTKPRALVNSGTILYRACAIMFPLIYSEMKYLVY